A window of Streptomyces gilvosporeus contains these coding sequences:
- the argG gene encoding argininosuccinate synthase, which translates to MSKVLTSLPTGERVGIAFSGGLDTSVAVAWMRDRGAVPCTYTADIGQYDEPDIASVPGRAKTYGAEIARLVDCRAALVEEGLAALTCGAFHIRSGGRAYFNTTPLGRAVTGTLLVRAMLEDDVQIWGDGSTFKGNDIERFYRYGLLANPHLRIYKPWLDAAFVTELGGRKEMSEWLVTHDLPYRDSTEKAYSTDANIWGATHEAKTLEHLDTGVETVEPIMGVRFWDPAVEIATEDVTIGFEQGRPVTINGEKFASAVDLVMEANAIGGRHGMGMSDQIENRIIEAKSRGIYEAPGMALLHAAYERLVNAIHNEDTLAQYHTEGRRLGRLMYEGRWLDPQALMVRESLQRWVGAAVTGEVTLRLRRGEDYSILDTTGPAFSYHPDKLSMERTEDSAFGPVDRIGQLTMRNLDIADSRAKLEQYAGLGLIGTGSPAIGAAQAAATGLIGTMPEMPEGGAEAIASRGEVSEEDALLDRAAMESGTD; encoded by the coding sequence GTGTCTAAGGTTCTCACTTCCCTCCCCACCGGCGAGCGTGTCGGCATCGCCTTCTCCGGCGGACTCGACACCTCGGTCGCGGTCGCATGGATGCGCGACAGGGGCGCCGTCCCGTGCACCTACACCGCCGACATCGGTCAGTACGACGAGCCCGACATCGCCTCGGTGCCCGGCCGCGCGAAGACCTACGGTGCCGAGATCGCGCGCCTGGTCGACTGCCGAGCAGCGCTGGTCGAAGAGGGTCTGGCCGCGCTCACCTGCGGGGCGTTCCACATCCGCTCGGGTGGGCGCGCCTACTTCAACACCACGCCGCTCGGCCGCGCCGTCACGGGCACCCTCCTGGTGCGGGCGATGCTCGAGGACGACGTGCAGATCTGGGGCGACGGCTCGACGTTCAAGGGCAACGATATCGAGCGGTTCTACCGCTACGGCCTGCTGGCCAACCCGCACCTGCGGATCTACAAGCCCTGGCTGGACGCCGCCTTCGTGACCGAGCTCGGCGGCCGCAAGGAAATGTCCGAGTGGCTCGTCACCCACGACCTGCCCTACCGCGACAGCACGGAGAAGGCGTACTCCACCGACGCCAACATCTGGGGCGCCACGCACGAGGCCAAGACCCTCGAGCACCTGGACACGGGTGTCGAGACCGTCGAGCCGATCATGGGTGTGCGGTTCTGGGACCCGGCGGTGGAGATCGCCACCGAGGACGTCACCATCGGCTTCGAGCAGGGCCGCCCGGTGACGATCAACGGTGAGAAGTTCGCCTCCGCCGTCGACCTCGTGATGGAGGCGAACGCCATCGGCGGCCGCCACGGCATGGGCATGTCGGACCAGATCGAGAACCGGATCATCGAGGCCAAGAGCCGCGGCATCTACGAGGCGCCCGGCATGGCCCTGCTGCACGCCGCGTACGAGCGTCTGGTCAACGCGATCCACAACGAGGACACCCTCGCCCAGTACCACACCGAAGGCCGGCGCCTGGGCCGGCTGATGTACGAGGGCCGCTGGCTGGACCCGCAGGCGCTGATGGTCCGCGAGTCGTTGCAGCGGTGGGTCGGCGCCGCCGTCACCGGTGAGGTGACGCTGCGGCTGCGGCGCGGTGAGGACTACTCGATCCTCGACACGACCGGTCCTGCGTTCAGCTACCACCCGGACAAGCTGTCGATGGAGCGCACCGAGGACTCGGCGTTCGGCCCGGTGGACCGGATCGGCCAGCTCACCATGCGCAACCTCGACATCGCCGACTCGCGCGCCAAGCTGGAGCAGTACGCCGGCCTCGGCCTCATCGGCACCGGCAGCCCCGCCATCGGCGCCGCCCAGGCGGCCGCGACGGGGCTGATCGGCACCATGCCGGAGATGCCGGAGGGCGGCGCCGAGGCCATCGCCTCCCGCGGCGAGGTCTCCGAGGAGGACGCGCTGCTGGACCGCGCCGCGATGGAGTCCGGCACGGACTGA